The Paramormyrops kingsleyae isolate MSU_618 chromosome 12, PKINGS_0.4, whole genome shotgun sequence region TGCGACATCCTGACGCGAAGGCTTGACGACAATGGGCGGCCCCATTTCATGAGCCAGATATAGAGCGaagctgtcccccccccctcacaaccacacacacagtagTGAGGGAGCCAAGTTTGTCTAATCATCAACCCCTTGATCATCCCTCATTTTCccatgacattttttttcctggctTGTTTTTACCCCATGGAAACATCTGGAATTGGGTTAATTGAAACAAGCTGCAGAAGGCGCACTCTTAAAATGCTGGAGCTTGTGAAATATACGATAAAGGGTCATTCTGGTGGCCTCCCTGCCACTAGGGGGTGCCAGTCGTGGGTGTCATGTACTCTGTGGATACATACTGACATTTCCCTCCCCTGCCTGTGTTATACGAGTATCAGCTGGAGCTGCAGCACAGTCAGGGCTGTCTCATGTATAGTTCAGACAAATTCACTGTCAAAGTGCAGATCctctcctgtccccccccccccacccccttcgtAGAGGTGCTGAAACGCATCGTAGCTCATTCAGCCGAGACCAGTTTAAGCTGCTTGGCTGTTGACTGATGGTAATGAAAGTACACATGAAGTAGTTTTAATGAAATAGCACTGTACATGGATACCTGCAGTGTTTTTTAGATGTAGTTGTGCCATcatcttgtttttttgttgcagATTTTATTCGAAATGCTGAAAAATCAGACTTGGCACCCTGTGTGTACCTCCGGCTGGTTTCTAACAGTGTTCAACCCAAAGATCTTGTCTTGGAACCAGGCTTCTAGTATCTCCTCGGAAGGGTGCCTCACTGTTTCACCTTGCACGTTTCCTTTGATtgtcagtactgtttttttttttcctgtcccGTATCATGTGATCTACACCCAACCAATCGGATTACTGTGTGCCCTTGTCCTAATGTTGCCAGATCCATAATGCTGAAACAAATGTCTTACAGTCCCCAGAACTACTTTTATGTGACGTTCAGGGGGAAAAGATGGCTTACACCACCACATTGTAACAATGCTGCAGTGTATGGTGCTTTGTAATGTGGGAGTGCTGTACTTTTTTTATGCTTAACTTTCAAGTGATCCCAGTGCGGATCGGTGGTTGTCAGTGCTATGGTCACATGTTTATGTGTAAGTGAGAGATTGTGGAAGGTCCACTTCCACTTGCttcactgtgattggctgagccCATTCACTCGATTGGATTGTCATTAAAATGCGATTTGTCCACCTGGGACAGTGCAGTAGATCATAACGCCTCTTGTTTTTCGGTTCATCTCACAACTGGGTGAACATAACTTTGgcaaagtaaaaatattttgtaattcTTTAGTTTAAGACAGTTAAATTTCTCTGTGGGAAATACGTTTCTTGGGCACTTGTGTTGAATTAGCCAGTTAGAACATGTTCTCTATCCAGAATTACAGTCCGTAGAAATGATCTTTTCACAACATGGACTTGGTTCTTAATTTAAAGAAATGTATAATCGGTTACCTGACAACCCTCTCTTATACTCTTAATTAAGCCAtacagtgggggaaaaaatgaagcAGGCTCTAATTTCAAACGGTTTTAATTATCCTAGTACGCGGAGACACGCTTTCAGCGTTAATGCAACTGCTGATTACCAACAAGATCAGGTCTTTAAGCTGTGGGAAGTGCATGGAGCCGAGAACAGCTAGGTCTTCAGGCAGCGGGGGAACCGACAGGGGCTTCAGAACTTCAGAACAGTCCGAATGCTGCAAGACAAACAAAGCCTTGCATTCATAACTACTTTACCATTTCAATGTAACGTGCCAAAAACATCCAGCCTTTTCATCAAATCCTAAACCAAAGACTCAAACTACTTCCTTCGTTGACTGTGAGCACAATTTCACGTGTTATACAGCTTCAAATGTAACACTGGAGATCTTACCTCTTACCAGCATGCATGAGGTCAAAGCCCTCATTTATCTGATCAAAGGGCAACGTGTGGGTCACAAACTCATCCACCTTCAGCTTCTTGGCCATATAATCGTCCACCAGCTTTGGAACACTTTCCACACTCTTCCATCCTACAGAAAAAGTAATAATCTAGTCAACAAAACCAGCCAAAGACCTAGTGTCAGTAGCACGACATCCAACTACAGCCAACGTCAACGGAACATCCCATAATACACGCGCGTACGCAGAAGCTCACCTCCAAACGCTGTTCCCTTCCAAGTACGCCCCGTGACCAGCTGGAAGGGGCGTGTTGATATCTCCTGTCCCGCACCGGCCACCCCGATGATGACACTGGTACCCCAGCCTTTGTGACAGGCTTCCAAAGCAGCTCTCTAGACAAAGAAAACAGCAAATGAACAAACCAGAATTTAAACTCAGGCTTAATATTTAAGCCAGAAAAAGCACAGTCCAAGTTTAATATATCTGCTACTCTGGTAAGAGTGAGATCAAGCCACAATTTGCTGATGCATTGTTAAAGTCTCCTTTTGTAAATAGGTGAACATTTTAAAGAATTTTCACAAGAAATACAtgagaaaaaaatgcacaacCTACATTGATTTCCTGATGATCAGTAGGAAAAGTGCATTATAGCTCACCATAATCCCAACATTGCCAATGCACTCAAAGGAATAGTCCACCCCTCCGTCGGTCATCTCCACAAGAACCTCCTGGATGGGCTTCTtgtggtccttggggttcaCACAGTCCGTGACTCCGAATTCTTTGGCCTTCTCGAACTTATCCGTGTTGATGTCAATGCCGATGATGCGGGCCGCCCCGGCCGACTTGCACCCCATGACGACGGCCAGACCCACGGCGCCTAGGCCGAACACGGCACAAGTGGAGCCTGGCTCCACCTAAAGGTGAAGAGGCGCCATGACACCACAGCACAAAGGACAAGGATTACACCAacactattacactattaaTCAGCACCAGAACTTAAGAAATGTTGATGCCACATGAAAAAATATGTAGCAAGAAGCCTTTGGGCTGATACACTTTGGCATAAATTACCAAGGTCCATGGAGAGAAGCTTCTAGTGACCAAGTGTTAAAGGGACTCACACTTAATCTGGGGCCACTAGCTAAGAGAGCATCAGCTCTAACTGGCCATTTTTTTGTGGAAAGATAAACGAGAGAGATAAAAATTATATACAAATCAGCACTGCTGCTGGTGATGAAAAATACAGAGTTTGCTGACACTAATTAGCGGAATGAGattacataatttttttaattctctgcAGGCCAGAGAATAAAAAGATCGATCTGTGGACTAGATTGAATAATATTAGAAACATGTCAGGATGTGTATAAAACAATCGCGGTACTCTGAGACCCCCTTCCCGTCTCACCTTGGCGGTGTTGAGGGCAGCGCCGTAACCCGTGGAGATGCCACAGCCCAGCAGGCAGACCCTGTCCATGGGGGCCTTCTCGTCCACCTTGGCCATGGAGATGTCTGCCACCACCGTGTACTCGGAGAAGGTGCTGGTGCCCATGAAGTGGAAGAGCTGCTTGCCTTTGCAGGTGAACCTGGACGTCTTGTCGGGCATCAGACCCTGACCCTGGGTCACCCTAGA contains the following coding sequences:
- the adh5 gene encoding alcohol dehydrogenase class-3, with product MDTAGKVIKCRAAVAWEAGKPLSIEDVEVAPPKAHEVRIKLFATGVCHTDAYTLSGADPEGLFPVILGHEGAGTVESVGEGVTKFKPGDVVIPLYVPQCGECKFCKNPKTNLCQKIRVTQGQGLMPDKTSRFTCKGKQLFHFMGTSTFSEYTVVADISMAKVDEKAPMDRVCLLGCGISTGYGAALNTAKVEPGSTCAVFGLGAVGLAVVMGCKSAGAARIIGIDINTDKFEKAKEFGVTDCVNPKDHKKPIQEVLVEMTDGGVDYSFECIGNVGIMRAALEACHKGWGTSVIIGVAGAGQEISTRPFQLVTGRTWKGTAFGGWKSVESVPKLVDDYMAKKLKVDEFVTHTLPFDQINEGFDLMHAGKSIRTVLKF